In one candidate division KSB1 bacterium genomic region, the following are encoded:
- a CDS encoding DUF3179 domain-containing protein, whose amino-acid sequence MYGRDYNGKTYTLEASGGLINGSLVMQDKETDSYWFIMSDEVIAGELAGTKINEMPVGKKMRWKDWLRKHPDTLVLSVGGKEDVDGNHYANYFESSEGFRGLKAKDTRLHTKQPIYSFHLEGDAYAVPYFLMEDGRSFELRNDLYVFFYRPKDVDLLHSTVAYISNTGDFQKQNSSWIHSESKCQFDSETGLFNGEGDNCPSKLNGFDTFWYNWSLNNPGTKILAE is encoded by the coding sequence GTGTACGGTCGTGATTACAATGGTAAAACTTATACACTTGAAGCATCCGGTGGTTTGATCAATGGTTCTTTGGTTATGCAAGACAAGGAAACCGATAGCTATTGGTTTATCATGAGTGATGAAGTGATTGCCGGTGAGTTAGCAGGAACAAAGATTAATGAAATGCCAGTCGGAAAAAAAATGAGATGGAAAGATTGGCTAAGAAAACATCCTGATACCCTGGTCCTTTCGGTAGGGGGTAAAGAAGATGTGGATGGAAACCACTATGCAAACTATTTTGAATCTTCTGAAGGATTCCGGGGACTAAAAGCAAAAGACACCCGATTGCATACAAAACAGCCTATTTATTCCTTTCATTTGGAGGGAGATGCTTATGCCGTTCCTTATTTTCTGATGGAGGATGGCAGGAGTTTCGAGTTAAGAAATGATTTATATGTCTTTTTTTATCGTCCCAAAGATGTCGATCTTCTTCACTCCACCGTTGCATATATCTCAAATACCGGGGATTTTCAAAAGCAAAATAGCAGCTGGATTCATAGTGAATCAAAATGTCAATTCGATTCTGAAACCGGTTTATTCAATGGTGAGGGTGATAACTGCCCTTCCAAGTTGAATGGTTTCGATACGTTTTGGTACAATTGGAGTCTGAACAACCCGGGAACGAAAATTTTAGCTGAATAG
- a CDS encoding DUF3179 domain-containing protein, with protein MTVKKFGIILLWVIFGLVNTAMTQTKDIFKQFQQIIPRGRIAAIVKPKFVPANKAKVNEDSWIFGVEIDGQTRAYSLSLLNSHEVVNDKIGETNFAAVW; from the coding sequence ATGACAGTTAAGAAATTTGGCATAATTCTTTTATGGGTTATTTTTGGACTGGTGAATACCGCTATGACTCAGACTAAAGATATTTTTAAACAATTCCAGCAGATCATCCCCCGCGGCCGGATAGCCGCAATCGTAAAACCGAAATTTGTTCCTGCTAATAAAGCCAAAGTAAATGAAGATTCATGGATTTTTGGCGTCGAAATTGACGGGCAAACAAGGGCTTACAGCTTATCCCTGTTAAACAGCCATGAAGTGGTAAATGACAAGATAGGTGAAACTAATTTTGCAGCTGTATGGTGA
- a CDS encoding FAD-dependent oxidoreductase yields MELHPGYFVAIFGGACAGSEAAHQLAQRGIYSVVIEKNPLPYGKIEDGLPKWHVKLRNKEEKKIDDKINQQYVSYVPNMKLGETIDFDEIVNNWGFSAVLLATGAWKDRPMTVPGIDDYIGKGFYYQNPFVDWFNHYHESDYDRELYEIHDDAVVIGGGLASIDVVKILMLESTLRVLEKRGLESDLFSLDKKGIPKILDGLGLQFEDLELKGCTLYYRRRDIDMPLASPPENATPEQLQKTQMVRQKILQNAQRKYCFRFQPCSVPVDKIVDGDRLVGLVFQKSEIIDGKVKLIPGSTFEVRSPLVISSIGSIPESTNKIPMKGELFIIDNENTGKMEGYENVFALGNAVTGRGNIKESEVHGRIVVNHVMNDFLKWTHEDYTSLVNGDGGALNNQNRNLLTEEQIKSIQSRVVDLQKKVEYHGDYEKWVQEHKYERLEDILGIEA; encoded by the coding sequence ATGGAGTTACACCCTGGTTATTTTGTGGCGATTTTTGGCGGTGCGTGTGCAGGTTCAGAGGCAGCGCATCAATTGGCACAACGTGGCATTTATTCGGTGGTTATTGAGAAAAATCCACTGCCATATGGAAAAATCGAAGATGGGTTACCCAAGTGGCATGTAAAACTTCGCAATAAAGAAGAAAAAAAGATCGATGACAAAATTAACCAGCAGTATGTAAGTTATGTCCCGAATATGAAATTGGGAGAAACAATCGATTTTGACGAGATTGTGAATAATTGGGGATTTAGCGCAGTGCTGCTGGCAACAGGAGCCTGGAAAGACCGGCCAATGACAGTACCGGGAATAGATGATTATATTGGTAAAGGTTTCTATTATCAAAATCCTTTTGTCGATTGGTTCAATCATTATCATGAGTCGGACTATGATCGGGAACTCTATGAAATTCATGATGATGCCGTGGTTATCGGAGGAGGATTGGCATCTATTGATGTTGTGAAAATCCTGATGCTGGAATCCACCCTGAGAGTCTTGGAAAAACGGGGATTGGAATCCGATCTTTTCTCCCTCGATAAAAAAGGGATTCCTAAGATTCTTGATGGTCTTGGCTTGCAATTTGAAGATTTAGAGCTCAAAGGTTGTACCCTCTATTACCGCCGCCGCGATATCGATATGCCCCTGGCATCGCCGCCGGAAAATGCTACTCCGGAACAATTGCAAAAAACTCAGATGGTTAGACAAAAAATTTTACAAAATGCCCAAAGAAAATATTGTTTTCGATTTCAACCTTGCAGTGTACCGGTGGATAAAATCGTGGATGGGGACAGGTTGGTCGGATTGGTTTTTCAAAAGTCTGAAATTATCGATGGCAAGGTTAAGCTAATCCCTGGTAGTACATTTGAAGTAAGAAGCCCCCTGGTAATTTCTTCAATTGGCAGTATTCCGGAATCCACCAATAAAATCCCCATGAAAGGAGAATTGTTTATAATTGATAATGAAAATACCGGTAAGATGGAAGGATATGAAAATGTATTCGCCCTTGGCAATGCAGTGACCGGGCGCGGCAATATCAAGGAATCTGAAGTTCACGGCAGAATTGTTGTGAATCACGTGATGAACGATTTCTTAAAATGGACCCATGAAGATTATACTAGTCTGGTCAATGGCGATGGAGGTGCTTTAAATAATCAGAATAGAAACCTGTTAACAGAAGAGCAGATTAAATCCATCCAATCTCGAGTTGTTGACTTACAGAAAAAAGTAGAGTACCATGGTGATTATGAAAAATGGGTTCAGGAACACAAGTATGAACGTTTGGAGGATATACTTGGCATTGAAGCCTAA
- a CDS encoding BrnA antitoxin family protein yields MSRKSFIKDSLPKYVTTEKMQEEHIDLSDIPEITEDQIRKAKIRFGGKELPKGKVRVNIFLDAKIVAYFKTLAGGRGYQTLINEALKDNIQNRDLETLLRQIIRDELQVKS; encoded by the coding sequence ATGAGCAGAAAATCTTTTATAAAGGATTCATTGCCTAAATATGTAACAACTGAGAAAATGCAAGAAGAACATATTGATTTATCTGATATCCCTGAGATAACAGAAGATCAAATTCGTAAAGCTAAAATTCGATTTGGTGGAAAAGAGTTACCCAAAGGAAAAGTTCGAGTGAATATTTTCCTTGATGCTAAAATTGTGGCCTATTTTAAGACTCTTGCAGGCGGAAGGGGCTACCAGACATTAATCAATGAGGCATTGAAAGACAATATTCAAAATCGTGATTTAGAAACTTTATTAAGACAAATTATACGTGATGAATTACAGGTTAAAAGCTAG
- a CDS encoding BrnT family toxin — MKFLWDEAKRKRNLLKHQLDFTDAKTVFSGITYTFEDHKSLYEEQRFITIGMLYGKVVVVAHTEIKDKIRIISMRKATKNEQKIFYKGFIA; from the coding sequence ATGAAATTTCTCTGGGATGAAGCTAAACGAAAAAGGAATCTTTTAAAACACCAGTTAGATTTCACTGACGCAAAAACTGTATTTAGTGGTATAACCTACACATTTGAAGACCATAAATCTCTTTATGAAGAACAAAGATTTATAACAATTGGTATGTTGTATGGTAAAGTAGTTGTTGTTGCGCATACAGAAATTAAAGATAAGATTCGCATTATATCTATGAGGAAAGCAACTAAGAATGAGCAGAAAATCTTTTATAAAGGATTCATTGCCTAA
- a CDS encoding long-chain fatty acid--CoA ligase, translating into MSDKPWLKSYDEGVPHSLEPYPDKTLVDMVKETAKERPDHTAFIFKGNKISYLEFDQLSNDFAQGLISLGVKKGDRVAILLPNCPQTMIAQFGAWKAGAIAAMMNPLYTVDELEELIKECGAEIVVVLTPFYKNLKSIQANCGLKKIIATNIKEFLPPLLRVLFTLAKEKKEGHRITLSDDDIWFKDLLQKHQNTGRPDVIIEPDDPALLLFTGGTTGTPKGAIGTHRGIFIAACQLNAWFGEVLVEWQDPHVGTFPLFHVAGNVAIMGKCILGRHPLILIPNPREIDDLVKTVKKYKPGLLPGVPTIFNALLGHKDVQSRKVDFTSIKVCISGAAPLMAETKKRFDAVTGGSMVEGYALTESMMAGVFVPVNGKYKEGSVGLPLPDVDLRIVDVETGKSNKPTGEVGEILIKAKQLMQGYWNQPEETAETIIDGWLYTGDMGYLDEDGYLFIVDRKKDLIKPSGFQVWPREVEEAIASHPAVVEVGVAGIPDEYQGESVKAWIVIRENQSVTKEDILNHCKDSLAKYKIPKYVEFRDTLPKTTVGKVLRRELAKENQA; encoded by the coding sequence ATGTCTGATAAACCCTGGCTAAAGAGTTACGATGAAGGCGTTCCGCATAGTTTAGAACCCTATCCGGATAAAACCTTAGTGGATATGGTCAAGGAGACGGCCAAAGAACGACCGGACCATACTGCTTTTATATTCAAAGGAAATAAAATATCCTACTTAGAATTCGACCAGTTAAGCAACGATTTTGCCCAGGGATTAATCTCGCTGGGCGTGAAAAAAGGAGATCGAGTCGCAATCCTTTTGCCGAATTGTCCACAAACCATGATTGCCCAATTCGGCGCCTGGAAAGCCGGTGCCATTGCCGCGATGATGAACCCACTCTATACAGTGGACGAATTGGAAGAATTGATTAAGGAATGTGGGGCGGAAATTGTAGTGGTTTTAACACCTTTCTATAAAAACTTAAAATCGATCCAGGCTAATTGTGGACTCAAAAAAATAATTGCAACGAATATCAAAGAATTTCTCCCCCCGCTTCTCCGAGTATTATTCACCCTTGCGAAAGAAAAGAAAGAAGGCCATCGAATCACTCTTAGCGATGACGACATCTGGTTTAAAGATCTTTTGCAAAAGCATCAAAATACTGGCCGGCCAGATGTTATCATAGAACCAGATGATCCTGCCCTGTTATTGTTTACAGGAGGAACGACTGGCACTCCGAAGGGCGCAATTGGAACTCATCGTGGAATTTTTATCGCAGCGTGTCAATTGAATGCATGGTTTGGTGAGGTACTTGTTGAATGGCAAGATCCGCATGTGGGAACATTTCCGCTATTCCATGTAGCAGGAAATGTTGCGATTATGGGGAAATGCATTTTGGGCAGGCATCCGCTTATTCTGATACCAAATCCCCGGGAGATTGATGATTTGGTTAAGACGGTTAAGAAGTATAAACCCGGACTTTTACCAGGTGTGCCCACTATTTTCAATGCACTTTTAGGCCATAAAGATGTGCAGTCAAGAAAAGTTGATTTTACGTCAATCAAGGTTTGTATCTCCGGGGCGGCACCGTTGATGGCAGAAACAAAGAAACGGTTCGATGCTGTTACCGGAGGGTCAATGGTTGAAGGTTATGCCCTTACTGAATCCATGATGGCCGGTGTTTTTGTACCCGTGAATGGCAAGTATAAAGAAGGGTCGGTAGGATTACCCCTGCCTGATGTTGATTTACGAATTGTTGATGTCGAAACTGGCAAGAGCAACAAACCTACTGGAGAAGTCGGAGAGATCTTAATTAAAGCAAAACAGCTTATGCAAGGATATTGGAATCAGCCAGAAGAGACTGCAGAAACAATCATAGACGGTTGGTTATATACCGGTGATATGGGTTATTTAGATGAAGATGGCTACCTTTTTATCGTCGATCGCAAGAAGGATTTGATCAAACCGAGTGGTTTCCAGGTGTGGCCTCGGGAGGTTGAAGAAGCCATCGCTTCCCATCCAGCCGTCGTTGAGGTTGGTGTAGCGGGTATTCCGGATGAATATCAGGGAGAATCGGTGAAAGCCTGGATTGTAATCAGGGAAAACCAGAGTGTGACGAAGGAAGATATTCTTAACCATTGCAAGGATTCGTTAGCAAAATACAAAATTCCGAAATACGTTGAATTCAGAGACACATTACCGAAAACTACAGTGGGTAAAGTTTTGAGGAGAGAGCTAGCGAAAGAAAACCAGGCTTGA